Proteins encoded within one genomic window of Odocoileus virginianus isolate 20LAN1187 ecotype Illinois chromosome 2, Ovbor_1.2, whole genome shotgun sequence:
- the GPR21 gene encoding probable G-protein coupled receptor 21: MNSTLDGNQSSHSFCLLAFGYLETVNFCLLEVLIIVFLTVLIISGNIIVIFVFHCAPLLNHHTTSYFIQTMAYADLLVGVSCLVPSLSLLHYPLPVEESLTCQVFGFVVSVLKSVSMASLACISIDRYIAITKPLTYNTLVTPWRLRLCIFLIWLYSTLVFLPSFFHWGKPGYHGDVFQWCAESWHTDPYFTLFIVMMLYAPAALIVCFTYFNIFRICQQHTKEINERQARFSSQSGETGEVQACSDKRYAMVLFRITSVFYILWLPYIIYFLLESSTGHSNRFASFLTTWLAISNSFCNCVIYSLSNSVFQRGLKRLSGAMCTSCASQMVAKDPYTVRSKGPLNGFHV; encoded by the coding sequence ATGAACTCTACCTTGGATGGTAATCAGAGCAGCCACTCTTTTTGCCTCTTGGCATTTGGCTACTTGGAAACTGTCAATTTTTGCCTTTTGGAAGTATTGATTATTGTCTTTCTAACTGTGTTGATTATTTCTGGCAACATCATTGTGATTTTTGTATTTCACTGTGCACCTTTGTTGAACCACCATACTACAAGTTACTTTATCCAGACCATGGCATATGCTGACCTCTTGGTTGGCGTAAGCTGCCTGGTCCCTTCTTTATCACTCCTCCACTACCCGCTTCCAGTAGAGGAGTCCTTGACTTGCCAAGTATTTGGTTTTGTAGTATCAGTTCTGAAGAGTGTCTCCATGGCCTCTCTGGCCTGTATCAGCATTGATAGATATATTGCTATCACTAAACCTTTAACCTATAATACCCTGGTTACACCCTGGAGACTACGTCTGTGTATTTTCCTGATTTGGCTATATTCCACCCTGgtcttcctgccttcctttttCCACTGGGGCAAACCTGGATATCATGGAGATGTGTTTCAGTGGTGTGCGGAGTCCTGGCACACCGACCCCTACTTCACCCTGTTCATCGTGATGATGTTGTATGCCCCAGCAGCCCTTATTGTGTGCTTCACCTATTTCAACATCTTCCGCATCTGCCAACAGCACACAAAGGAAATCAACGAAAGGCAAGCCCGCTTCAGCAGCCAAAGTGGGGAGACTGGGGAGGTGCAGGCTTGTTCTGATAAGCGTTATGCCATGGTCCTATTCCGAATTACTAGTGTGTTTTACATCCTCTGGTTACCATACATCATCTACTTCTTATTGGAGAGCTCTACTGGCCACAGCAACCGCTTCGCATCCTTCTTGACCACCTGGCTTGCTATTAGTAATAGTTTCTGCAACTGTGTCATTTATAGTCTTTCCAACagtgttttccaaagaggacTAAAGCGCCTATCAGGGGCCATGTGTACTTCTTGTGCAAGTCAGATGGTAGCTAAGGACCCTTACACAGTTCGGAGCAAAGGCCCTCTTAATGGATTTCATGTCTGA